One Prunus dulcis chromosome 7, ALMONDv2, whole genome shotgun sequence DNA segment encodes these proteins:
- the LOC117634255 gene encoding histone-lysine N-methyltransferase, H3 lysine-9 specific SUVH1-like, whose translation MEQSLGQDSVPGFGSFDKSRVLDVRPLRRLVPVFPSASSSSSFSTPQGAAPFVCASPAGPFPPGVSPFFPFYISAESQRPPEQNQQTPSGIGNQNTPFVFNNPISNAVPINSFRTPPSSTARVTPNQYTGTSNGVATPSRRITRSRAQPQSQSGIAEEDGFNTGVTDGENTRKGGRSKSKFQSQKRTRGGQDINVALPDVDVDAIVDNILTSYTDTFRHADGNKESVGYALMFYDLLRRRITQLEEMKEKIPGASRTGRPDLRAGTLFMNKGIRTNTKRRIGAVPGVEVGDIFFFRMELCLVGLHAPTMGGIDYMGVKNSTEDEPLALSIVSSGGYEDSVEDANVLIYSGQGGNASNDNRNNREMKDQKLERGNLALEKSLHRSNDVRVIRGLKDVSNPTGKVYVYDGLYKIHESWVDKGKSGCSVFKYKLVRLPGQPEAFTIWKSIEQWKVETTTTRVGLILPDLTSGAENLPVSLVNDVDGEKGPAHFTYISSLQYSKPVNLTESSAGCTCIGGCLPGNSNCSCIKKNGGFLPYTANGLLVNQTPLLHECGLSCQCPSNCRNRVSQGGLKIRLEVFKTKDKGWGLRSWDPIRAGSFLCEYAGQVLNISGVEELGGDYEDDYIFDATRTCEPLGVLPGDSTETPKVPFPLIISANTAGNVARFMNHSCSPNVFWQPVLRENKNESDLHIAFYAVGHIPPMTELTYDYGLVPHEKAYQRKKVCLCGSIKCRDSFN comes from the coding sequence ATGGAACAAAGTTTAGGTCAAGACTCTGTTCCTGGTTTTGGATCATTTGATAAGTCTAGGGTTTTGGATGTAAGGCCTTTGAGGCGTCTTGTTCCGGTTTTCCCATCAGCTTCTAGTAgttcttcattttcaactCCCCAAGGTGCTGCTCCTTTTGTTTGTGCTTCTCCCGCTGGTCCTTTCCCACCTGGGGTTTCCCCATTTTTCCCATTCTacatttcggcagagtctcaaAGACCACCTGAACAAAATCAACAAACACCAAGTGGTATAGGCAACCAAAATACACCTTTTGTCTTCAACAACCCAATATCAAATGCAGTCCCAATAAATTCATTTAGGACACCTCCATCCTCAACCGCTAGGGTAACCCCAAACCAGTATACGGGGACTTCTAATGGAGTTGCTACGCCATCAAGAAGGATTACTAGAAGTCGTGCTCAGCCACAATCCCAAAGTGGGATCGCAGAGGAAGATGGTTTCAATACGGGTGTTACTGATGGAGAAAATACAAGGAAGGGGGGGAGGTCAAAGAGTAAGTTCCAGTCCCAGAAAAGGACAAGGGGTGGCCAGGACATTAATGTTGCGTTGCCTGATGTTGATGTTGATGCAATAGTTGATAATATTCTCACATCATATACCGATACATTCCGGCATGCTGATGGCAACAAGGAATCAGTTGGATATGCACTCATGTTCTATGATTTGCTAAGAAGAAGGATTACGCAACTTGAAgagatgaaggaaaaaatacCAGGAGCGTCAAGAACGGGACGCCCCGATCTGAGGGCTGGAACACTCTTCATGAATAAGGGAATTAGGACAAATACCAAGAGGAGGATTGGTGCAGTGCCTGGTGTTGAAGTTGgggatattttcttttttcgaaTGGAGTTGTGTTTGGTTGGATTACATGCTCCTACGATGGGTGGAATTGATTACATGGGAGTCAAGAACAGTACAGAAGACGAGCCTTTGGCCTTGAGCATTGTTTCTTCAGGAGGATATGAAGATTCTGTGGAGGATGCAAATGTGTTGATATACAGTGGCCAAGGTGGTAATGCTAGCAATGATAACCGGAACAACAGGGAAATGAAGGATCAGAAGCTTGAAAGGGGTAACCTCGCTTTGGAGAAAAGTTTGCATCGGTCTAATGATGTACGAGTAATTCGAGGTTTAAAGGATGTATCTAATCCAACTGGGAAGGTATATGTCTATGATGGTCTATACAAAATCCATGAATCATGGGTGGACAAAGGGAAGAGTGGTTGCAGTGTATTTAAGTATAAATTGGTAAGGTTACCTGGCCAGCCTGAAGCGTTTACAATATGGAAATCAATTGAACAATGGAAAGTAGAAACTACTACTACAAGGGTTGGACTTATATTGCCCGATCTTACTTCAGGAGCAGAAAATTTACCGGTTTCTCTGGTAAATGATGTTGATGGTGAGAAAGGCCCTGCTCACTTCACATATATTTCTAGTCTCCAGTATTCAAAACCGGTGAATCTTACAGAATCTTCTGCTGGATGTACTTGTATTGGAGGATGTCTCCCTGGTAATTCCAACTGCTCTTGCATTAAGAAAAACGGAGGTTTTCTCCCATATACTGCAAATGGGCTTCTTGTTAACCAAACACCCCTATTACATGAATGTGGTCTTTCTTGTCAGTGCCCCTCTAATTGTCGGAATCGAGTGTCTCAAGGTGGCCTGAAAATTCGTTTGGAGGTGTTTAAAACTAAGGATAAAGGCTGGGGTTTGCGGTCCTGGGATCCCATCCGTGCTGGTTCTTTCTTATGTGAATATGCAGGACAAGTTCTTAATATATCTGGGGTAGAAGAATTGGGGGGTGATTATGAAGATGATTATATTTTTGATGCTACTCGTACATGTGAGCCACTGGGAGTTCTGCCTGGTGATTCAACTGAGACTCCAAAGGTCCCATTTCCTCTAATTATAAGTGCAAATACTGCTGGAAATGTTGCTCGTTTTATGAATCACAGCTGCTCTCCGAATGTATTTTGGCAGCCAGTTTTacgtgaaaataaaaatgagtcTGACCTCCATATTGCGTTTTATGCGGTTGGACACATTCCTCCGATGACAGAGTTGACATATGATTATGGATTGGTCCCTCATGAGAAAGCATACCAGAGGAAGAAAGTGTGTCTTTGTGGGTCAATAAAGTGCAGAGACTCTTTTAATTAA
- the LOC117635194 gene encoding uncharacterized protein LOC117635194 — protein MPQAFIPELAWFKVMLYVATQSSEDLFRMASVCPLFHTLANTPQVWNTISMAKYPDHPSWYHANPAVQHFLQQCRACDNPESIFREAFEVFFRQGNVEALYGMRIAATAGHMEAAYLVGLLGMSGIGQSKEDALEFLCSLNQRNNIDMKGTRDALRRRLS, from the coding sequence ATGCCCCAAGCCTTCATCCCGGAGTTAGCTTGGTTTAAAGTGATGTTATACGTGGCAACCCAATCATCGGAAGATCTCTTCCGTATGGCATCTGTGTGCCCATTGTTCCATACGTTGGCAAACACTCCACAAGTGTGGAACACCATTTCAATGGCAAAGTACCCAGACCATCCTAGCTGGTACCATGCCAATCCTGCGGTCCAGCATTTCTTGCAACAATGCAGGGCTTGCGATAACCCTGAGTCGATATTTAGAGAAGCATTCGAAGTTTTTTTCAGGCAGGGTAACGTGGAAGCGTTGTATGGGATGCGCATTGCAGCCACGGCAGGCCATATGGAAGCGGCATATCTAGTTGGACTACTTGGCATGTCCGGAATTGGTCAGTCAAAAGAGGATGCATTAGAATTCTTGTGTTCTTTGAATCAACGTAACAACATTGATATGAAAGGAACCAGGGATGCTTTGAGACGAAGATTAAGCTGA